tagatgcatggtTGACTTGATTACTTGTTATTGGTTTTGCACTAGTAGTAAGTAACTGCCAGAACTCTCAGACCTgtatttagtttatttttgatgttgggatgtacaagtacgcggccacgtccactttgtgtttttttttagatgtatttctatttgtattaatCTAATAGGTtaatcctttttcaactgattcttATAGTTCGTTATTATGATttactgttacactactgtccaaGGTTAAGtcgaggattgggatcccgcgaACATATTTAACGCtatcacattctgtatgaatgtgcctgtcccaagtcagttgccaatcatatcacatcttatttttatatgtaagtCTTAAAAGCCACTGAACAGTACTGAATTCATAGCGGTGTATGCATCTTCAAATTCACGTTCGAATAgccgacacattccccatttcttttcaCAATTTTAAGTAGGTTTGTATTccacaatattttatttattctataGATGCAAAACCTTCTTTCAATGACACATAATTCTATAGtaattttcttctaatttttattttgttcactAAGAGCCTTTGGGTTTTTACAAATGTTCGGGGAGATCCAATGTTAAACGGTACTTCATTTGCTGGACCCTTATTACGATTCTGATGTGCTTCCAAGTCAATCACCGGGAATCCAAGATGATGTTTTTGAACAATCACATGCTTTGGACGTTTAAGACATTTGCACTTACAACATTCATAACAAGATCTTCGAAGAATCCGTCTGAAAGCACAGCGGAAATCTCTAGAAAACATCCCATATATAAATGGATTTAACATAGAATTACAATAACCTAACCAAAACATCACAGAAAAAGCCAATGAAGGAAAACGTGTCCCCAAAAACGCCTCTATTAGATACATTGTAAAGAATGGAAACCAACACATTGTAAACACTCCAACAATTATGGCAACCGTTTTGgtagtttttgtttctttcaaaatttttctTATATGAATTCTATGACGACTCTCTGGTACTGTAGCCAATGATCTCGATTCCATACTTCTCTTATTCATAGCGTATTTAAATGGAGTAGATCGCCTCCTTTTCATAAATTGACTATCTTCCGgagtttttgtattattatttagttttatatattcCAAAGGTTCTTTTCCAGCTTCCGGTCCTGGATCTTCAAAATATAATCGTTTCGATTGCATTCTTTCCATTTCTTTACTACTAGGAATTCCACCGTTCGTGTTACATTCGGAATCAACAGAATGTCTATTACGGGTACACCTATCTCCCGTATTACGTAAACCACTTCTTAAAGAAACAGTTCTCTGAGAATACCGAGACGAAGCCGATGATCTTGAAACAACTGAATTTCCTCTATGAATACGAAGGATAATCGGATCATCATTTTTAAGATCGTCGTTTTGTCTTGCGGTTAAAATTCCCGTTCGAATTGCCGATGTTGTTCGAACTGcggctttataaatattaaaataaaagaaaaccattaaacACATTGGAATATAAAATGAACCCAAAGCGGAATATATCCTATATCCTTGGGTAGATATGAGTTCGCACTGTGGCGCTGTATTATTACAGACGACGGGTTCAATATTTACCCATGATGAAAAGTTGTTATTACCGTAAGTGGTTACGTTTCTCGTTTGAGTGTCTTTGGAATATGAAGTTTTATCATTCCATCCTAATAACGGAGGGATACATATTACAAAGGATAACAGCCATACAAAAGTCACGAGTACTTTACTCCGACGTCTGGACATAGCACTAGCATACTGTATAGGCTTAGTTACAGCTAAGTATCGGTGAAAATTTATGGCtaacaaatttaaaatggaaGCGGTACACAGCAATACGTCTATAGCTAGCCAGATACTACACCATACTTCACCAAACGGCCAATATGTCAAAATTTCTAATGATGCCGAGAAAGGAATCACAAAAATTCCCAACAAAATATCTGAACATGCTAAAGACACTATATAAGTGTTCGTGTTTGTTCGTAACTTTCTTGTTGTAATTACTGCAATGATAACTAAACTATTTCCCGCCAAAATGACCAAGTTGATGATGTCAAAGTTAAAGTTGTTGGAATTAAAAACGAATTTCGTTTTCGCTGATACATGTTTCTTCGTCAGCCATTCCAATTGGATTCCCTAGTATTTATGTTAATTGCTAAAGTAAAACACAAGCTATATTGTAATAAACGAAGCAGATATGCCTTTATTCATTCACAATCAAAGCCTTCCGTAGTCAATATGGCTGGTAATTCGTTCTGAAAGAAACGATAGAGACATTCATTAACTATCTTGAACGTAACGAGCGTAACAGTAATAGTTGAATCTCTTTACGATAACTTCTTAATATATGATATAGCGTTACAAAATGATCATTGCTTTCAATCGCGCTTTTATAGCCACGAGTTTTTATGAATTATTGGATTTATAGAAACTGTTGCTTTCAAGAGTATTAATTAAAAGATTGCATACAATAGAAGAAAAATCGGTTATTATAAATCAAACTTtgaaacaatatatttaaatgctCACCATATTGCAGTGTCAGCTGAAGCAATCCCTTAACATGCACAATTAAGAAAGCAAATTGATTATGAAAAGGCAggttttgtttttgattattatatcATGAGGCACAAACTACTTCTTCAACAGAAAATCTATTGTTACCGAAGAATTATTACTTTGTTTCCAATTCATTTGAACACGCGCGAAAGACGCTTTggtaataaataaatatcaaagcCACAACATATAGTTTACATCCaacatatagaaaataaaacgGTTAATTGATTTTGATTGATCTATTTTTTGATACGTTGAATAACAGAAGACGTTGCATGCATCATAAATAGACATACTTCAAAATACAAAAAGTGTATATCCAGTAACAAATCGCTCATATAACTATGAAATGTAACTTTTCATCAAATATTGACTAAAAGTAATGTCTGATTATTAAAACGGAGATGCACGTATAGTTTATACCACCATGGTGTTGACAATAACCACCTTTTATTGGAGAGAAAATTAGCGGAAAACCTGAATGCATCTTTGATTTGCTAGGGAGAGCTTATTCTTGGATACTTATTATTTAAGGTTCAATACATAAAAACTAAGCTTCAGATAAGCTTTCTGCCAAGATTTGTCGTTTTGCAGATGTTTTATCCTGTAATGAAAACacttttttacaatttgataaaattattgaTATCTTATTAGCAAACTGACACATGTTAAATAAGCAAATACCTATACTTATCTGTGattttccaaataattattttttcaaatattaaaacagatCTGAAATATAGTGATACGATCTTATGATAAATGAATTACAGTAGAACTGTCAAAACTGTTAAGATTGTATCGTTGTAAATGTTAGTTTtccattcattaaaaaaaagttacgCAATTGTTTAAATTCTTCCCATCCCCCAGTTGTGTTATATTCTTTTTGGATATTTCATCGACTATAGACTAGAATGTAgttgtattaaaataaaaagtatctAATCAAACACATCTCCCTTAGTGACATTGTACAGCTTTCGAAACATAAATTATTGTCGATTTTTAAATACGCCTGTTTTGTAGTCTATCCAAGTTTTAGGTCCATTGTTAATTCTTCAATACAAAACGGAAAATTTAGCAATTGATATTATACGTTTTAGATATACGCGTTGGGTCGACCACCGGAATGACGGGTTGGTTAATTATTTTGACGTAAACAATGAAAGGGAAAATTTTGGTTGTTGCAGACTAAAGTGAGCTTGATCATCGACATGTTCAATGATCGGATACGCCGTCGCCATTGCGATCATACGTTGCAGAATGTCTAAAGATCCAGAACAGCCAAACTGACGATCCCCAGCATCAGTTGTATTGCTGGTCAAGAGAAGTCTTATTGACTATTGCATTCAACCTTCTGGTTTCATAAAAAGGATATGGGAGAATCGGTAAATAACTATTGTGACCTTCCCTGTCGACCTATGCAATTATGTCAAATCTCAGAAACTCAAGGCACTAAACAATTCACtgtttataaaatgataaatagGAGACGCCCTCTTTGTGGGGGTTGGTAAGGTTATAATACGGATATACTAGTGACGAACAGGTATTTATATTTCCGCCCATACTCTGATAATTTTATACCACTTTCTCTACCAATATCTTCTTTGAAAACTCTTTCACAGGTTTAGGTTATGCTTTAAATATGCACGATGTATTGAAGCTGGACGGTAAGCTTTCCCAGTCATCAATgattttgatacatgtatgctaactttaagaaagaaaaaacagaTACTCGAATTCATTAGAAGGAAAATCACTTCCgcctttctttcttttttttaataaaatttagataaaaattatattaacctCCTTAATTTTCAAGATATCACTTTGTTATCTGTACatggatatattatataaatcCAAAATGTGCTTCATTTGTAAGTCAATTCTAGCTGATCTTGCAGTATAACTAAATTTATCAAtcaattatttttctaaataaaatataaaaaaatgatgagTTGAGGAatttgcaaagaaatattttgaggtgaatgcattattttttatgttattttgtgaTCAAATTAGCACATTCTCCTACGCATTACGACTTGAAAgatcaatttagaaaaaaatcttcgGTAGAAAATTAAGACTTTCAATCAATTCCTGAAAGTAAATGTTAATTATTCCATAATTAATTATACAGCAGTATGTTCTGTCAGTGCAAATTTAGAAAGGAATTAAGACGTATTTTTATTAAGCTTCCATTAATTAAGAATTAAGTGTACCTGAACTTACAAGTGTATAACATTATAACTTTGTAAAAATGTACCGAATGATTCTTACATTTATTCACGGAAATTCCTACAAAGCAGCTTATGTACAAACATGTCATTTGTAGTTTTCACAAATCTCCAGCGTTCCATCACAAACATCTTGATATTTTTGAAAGCTCATAAGAGATTCTTGCTTGGCATTAAAACCCTTTAAATATTTAGATAAGACACATATACATTTTGAAAAGCTACATATATTTGGAACGactgtttaaatttaaaaaaaaaacttttgctcCAAAGTATTTTTGTGTTTCCATCAAACATTATTTGGCTGGTCTTATGAAAAACAATTTACATAGCATTTACAAATAACCgctgaaaaaataaattatcattttagACACCCTTCTTGGCaaagtttttaacaaatttatatatatattttaataggtTAAAAcgctttgtaaatattttatgtccTAGAATTACTATAAATACTTAGGTTATTTATGCATTGTTGCACTTTTGCACAACGATTACTTGTAATCTTGTTTACATAATGTTGATTTATTATTCAGTAATGGCTTTGTTTAAGTGGATGAACTGATACCTAGACAGTCTAAATACACAAACTAGAAGTTTGATCTGATTTGTGCTTTTGTATGACGttctttgttgttattttattgaCGGGAAGAAATAATCGTTAAAGCCACCGAGGTAATGGAATGTGAAGGTTCGGTTTCACAAATTATTTTGATCTAATTTTCTTCAAAAAGGTATTTTCCGGTGCAAACGCTTAAAACTTTTGGTTGAAAAACTTTTGGTTGATAGAGGTTTCTAAAAGAGAGAAGAATGCTTCGTCAAACAATATATGTATGCAATAAATGAAACTATAAACCGAATTCTGATGAGATGATGGCAAATAATTTTttgagttcagtgtttttgtttacCGATATTTGTTCTGTAATTTGAACTATCCTTTTTTGTATAGCTCACTTGAAGAGCTGTATGTTCATCCATCGATAGACAATGTGTCCGTCCATCGATAGACAATGTGTCCGTCCATCGATAGACAATGTGTCCGTCCATCGATGGATAATGTGTTCGTCCATCAATAGATAATGTGTCCGTCCATCGATAGATAATGTGTCCGTCCATCGATAGACAATGTGTCCGTCTATCGATAGATAATGTGTCCGTCCATCGATAGACAATGTGTCCGTCCATCGATAGATAATGTGTCCGTCCATCGATAGACAATGTGTCCGTCCATCGATAGATAATATGTCCGTCCATCGATAGACAATGTGTCCGTCCATCGATAGACAATGTGTCCGTCCATCGATAGATAATTTACATTCTGAACATCACCAGGCCAAATTGAACTGTGTTGGTTAGTAAAATACAAAGTGTTTGACCCAGCAATATTTGATTTTATCTAGACAATTTAAAAAGagtgttgaaaaaataaattgcaaatgTTTATAAACTTAAGACAATGATTAGACAACGCGTTTTTGATATATGTTGATGTTGATCGAGAGGCCGACATAACATACTATTTATCTCTCATTCAAACTATGATGATCGTTGCGTTTTGATCTTATCTATTTGGGTCCCGATTGGACGAAATACATTGCCGTTCAAGCAGTCTTTGATTCAGATTGGTCAATTTTAcagttctaaaaaaatatttgttcccCGACAGAACAAGTCCAAATTTTATCGTCAGTATATTTCAGGTTAAAAGACACTTTACATATGATTCTCAATCCAAAATGCTTAGCAAGCAAACATAACGTCATAGGTTGCTCAAAACTCTCAGGCAACCCTTCGGACAATTATCATGCGTTCTCTGAATCTACTTTGTATGATATATGATCCTCAGTTTAATTACTAGCTGATAAAAATGAAGGCTACCAGAAGAGATTTTTCAAATAGATTCTGAATGGTCaatttagaaattatttaaaCCTTTCAAACTGCAAGTCAAAATACTTCAACATCTTAGAAGTATTATAAGAACAAAACTGTCTGTAGCTTCATCCATCAGAAGAAATCATCTGCTGCATATAGTTGAGGAGTAGATTGACAAATCGAAGATTGAAAATGAGAAGACCCACTAGATAAACTGA
The window above is part of the Mytilus galloprovincialis chromosome 4, xbMytGall1.hap1.1, whole genome shotgun sequence genome. Proteins encoded here:
- the LOC143070736 gene encoding putative G-protein coupled receptor No9, yielding MSRRRSKVLVTFVWLLSFVICIPPLLGWNDKTSYSKDTQTRNVTTYGNNNFSSWVNIEPVVCNNTAPQCELISTQGYRIYSALGSFYIPMCLMVFFYFNIYKAAVRTTSAIRTGILTARQNDDLKNDDPIILRIHRGNSVVSRSSASSRYSQRTVSLRSGLRNTGDRCTRNRHSVDSECNTNGGIPSSKEMERMQSKRLYFEDPGPEAGKEPLEYIKLNNNTKTPEDSQFMKRRRSTPFKYAMNKRSMESRSLATVPESRHRIHIRKILKETKTTKTVAIIVGVFTMCWFPFFTMYLIEAFLGTRFPSLAFSVMFWLGYCNSMLNPFIYGMFSRDFRCAFRRILRRSCYECCKCKCLKRPKHVIVQKHHLGFPVIDLEAHQNRNKGPANEVPFNIGSPRTFVKTQRLLVNKIKIRRKLL